TCAGACAGGTATAATTGGTGGTATACTTGGCCTGCTTTATATCCCTTCACTGCAATCTGGCCCATACAATATCGATTAGGTGAATATTCTGTCGAATTTCATTACAAACTCTATCTAAACAAAGAATTACAAAAAGAAGAGACCATCACCAAAAAAGGAAATGCCGAAGAATTCCTGTATGGATTTTTTAAGGTTAGAAACTTTCAAAGGATGATTGAAGAGACAAATTTAGATGCGGTGAATGTATGTTTAAAAAACTTAGAATCTTCACTATAACTCTAACAATCTTTTCTTTTACTGGATGTGTGAGCATTCCCTTCCAACCGGCAAATCACACAGAAGAATGTAAGGCATATTATTTTCAAACGAAAAGGCAAGTGACTGAAGTTTTTGATGAAAATACATTAACCATTGGACTCGTGGTAACTCTTTCGTTACTCAATTCTGCATTTTCTCCGATATTTTTAGCACCAATCCTAACAACGCCATACATTCATTACAAAAACAAAGTCAAATCAGATGAAATTTTGAACCAATGGAAATCGGAAAAATGTGGTATGACTGGAAAAAAAGAAACAAATTCTGATACACCAACAATTGTGCTTTAATTGTTTAAAAACTTCATCGTATCGCCTAACAAAAGACCGATCTGAAGTCGTAATTGGATTAAATCATAACGGTTTTGGATTTCATTGCGCATCACATCTCTAAGTCGTCTATCGACTGTTTGTAATTCAATAATCGATGCCGATCCCGTTTTATAAGCTTTTTCCATAATTTGATAATTTTCTTCTGCGATTCTTTTACTTTCACGAGAAATATCATACAACTCAACTAGGTTATTATGTTGTTGGATTAATTCAAATAAATACAATCCGGTGTTTTCTCGTAAAAACTGAGATTGGGATTTTGCAAGTTTCACTTCAATTTTGGATTTATCAAATTCATTTTTATCTAACCAACGATTGAATAGAGGAAATCGAAATCCAAAATTTCCTCCCACATTCAAATCTGAATTTGATGATCTTGCATAAATACTATAATCATTTCGACTATAATCATATACTTGCATAGGATTTGTCCAAGTTCCACTTAGTCCAGAAAAAGATTCACGTGAATTTTGATTGTATATGTTTACAAAAAAATCAGGAACCCATAATTCATTGAAACGAACCTGTTTTTGAATTTCTAAGATTTTGATTTGATTGACTGTTAAGATTAAATCAAAATTTACATCAGATAAATTTCTTTCATATTCAGCCAATGTTGATTCAAGAGGAAGGATTTTGTATTCTCTTTCTGGAATCTGTTTTAAGGTAACATCTTTTAATAAAAACTTTCTTCTAAAAATTGATTGGCTTTTCTGTTGGTCAAGTCTAGATTTAATCGC
The sequence above is a segment of the Leptospira levettii genome. Coding sequences within it:
- a CDS encoding TolC family protein; amino-acid sequence: MSNSHLLAEVVDFYDLPKLVGEKSYELKLKEMEIQRKKVDIDSRNLRYLPSVNLEHSPFFESLRGDGYNRKGWSTTLNLNWNFMEQGNTILTNMILELEYERLLLEYRALYQKELFEQAYQYAETLKLLAFYNYDFSNESDADKQFQTVQKLYKQGIESYLVTQNSKVDYFFYKYNAIKSRLDQQKSQSIFRRKFLLKDVTLKQIPEREYKILPLESTLAEYERNLSDVNFDLILTVNQIKILEIQKQVRFNELWVPDFFVNIYNQNSRESFSGLSGTWTNPMQVYDYSRNDYSIYARSSNSDLNVGGNFGFRFPLFNRWLDKNEFDKSKIEVKLAKSQSQFLRENTGLYLFELIQQHNNLVELYDISRESKRIAEENYQIMEKAYKTGSASIIELQTVDRRLRDVMRNEIQNRYDLIQLRLQIGLLLGDTMKFLNN